From Mastacembelus armatus chromosome 13, fMasArm1.2, whole genome shotgun sequence, one genomic window encodes:
- the trip12 gene encoding E3 ubiquitin-protein ligase TRIP12 isoform X4, producing the protein MSNRPNSNPGGSLRRSQRNTAAAQPQDHTVAGRSSLTLSVASFVLQDDPEAAGTSEQERPGHQSKSEGTRGLKRSEAPDQISTFGPTPAKKPKLLPPPRENTSETKKGSAKSKKRSLASEPPASSGRGQSKKSGAAGASTIQKRKKADSLPGLSSTAGSLPNRTEGRTAKPTKLASKSAASAKAGCSNVTDSSSSASTSSSSSTTGTNSATTQGARVKQGKDQTKARRSRSASSPSPRRSTRDKEQAKSASSSKFEWAARFNPKVNLPKPKLSLPGSSKTETSKPGPSGLQAKLASLRKSTKKRSESPPAELPSFRRSTRQKTTGSCASTSRRGSGLGKRGAADARRQEKMADSDNNQDGANSSAARTDEASQGASASSSVAGAVGMTTSGESESDDSEMGRLQALLEARGLPPHLFGPLGPRMSQLFHRTIGSGASSKAQQLLQGLQATGDESQQLQAAIEMCQLLVMGNEETLGGFPVKSVVPALITLLQMEHNFDIMNHASRALTYMMEALPRSSAVVVDAIPVFLEKLQVIQFIDVAEQALTALEMLSRRHSKAILQAGGLADCLLYLEFFSINAQRNALAIAANCCQSITPDEFHFVADSLPLLTQRLTHQDKKSVESTCLCFARLVDNFQHEENLLQEVASRDLLTNIQQLLVVTPPVLSSGMFIMVVRMFSLMCSNCPCLAVQLMKQNIAETLRFLLCGASNGSCQEQIELVPRSPQELYELTSLICELMPCLPREGIFAVDVMLKKGSAQTTEGAIWQWRDDRGLWHPYNRIDSRIIETAHQNGEDEISLSTLGRVYTIDFNSMQQINEDTGTARGIQRKPNPLANPNTGSHQEVRREDARAQLMKEDPELAKCFIKTLFGVLYEVYSSSAGPAVRHKCLRAILRIIYFADAELLKDVLRNHAVSSHIASMLSSQDLKIVVGSLQMAEILMQKLPDVFSVYFRREGVMHQVKNLAESESFLVTSPPKACPSGTASLCTTTISTASTTSANNATPDLGSPSFQHSMDDSLDLSPQGRLSDVLKRKRLPKRGPRRPKYSPPRDDDKVDNQAKSPTSTQSPKSSFLASLNPKTWGKLGAQTNNANSEPSRTAGVSGLARVPPKDSISNNRDKIKAWIKEQASKFVERYFNSENVDGSNPALNVLQRLCTATEQLSLQVDGGTECLVEISSIVSESDVSSFEIQHSGLVKQLLIYLTSNTDRDLLSRDIRLKRFLHVFAGCPVPGMEPLGRIDPTENGPYLALVHKMNSCLSQMEQFPVKVHDFPSGNGNGSRGSQALKFFNTHQLKCQLQRHPDCTNVKQWKGGPVKIDPLALVQAIERYLVVRGYGRIREEEEDSDDDGSDDEIDESLAAQFLNSGSVRHRLQFYIGDHLLPYNMTVYQAVRQYSLQAEEERESTDDEANPLGRAGIWTKTHTIWYKPVREDEDGSKDSVGGKRGRAQTAPTKTSPRNAKKQDELWHDGVCPSIISPLETYLTSEPPETITFDDPSLDVNLLMRVLHSISRYWFYLYDNAVCKEIIPTTEFINSKLTAKANRQLQDPLVIMTGNIPTWLIELGKTCPFFFPFDTRQMLFYVTAFDRDRAMQRLLDTNPEINQSDSQDSRVAPRLDRKKRTINRDELLKQAESVIQDLGSSRAMLEIQYENEVGTGLGPTLEFYALVSQELQRADLGLWRGEEVTLANPKGSQEGTKYMFSSRGLFAVPFGRTTKPAHIAKIKMKFRFLGKLMAKAIMDFRLLDLPLGLPFYKWMLRHELSISSHDLVNIDPGVAKSIQHLEDIIRQKKRLEQDRSQTRETLQQALESLNMNGCSVEDLGLDFTLPGFPNIELKKGGKDVPVTIYNLEEYLRLVVYWTLNEGVSRQFESFREGFESVFPLHHLQYFYPEELDQLLCGSKSETWDVKTLMECCRPDHGYTHDSRAVRFLFEVLSSFDAEQQRLFLQFVTGSPRLPVGGFRSLNPPLTIVRKTFESTENPDDFLPSVMTCVNYLKLPDYSSIEIMREKLLIAAREGQQSFHLS; encoded by the exons ATGTCCAACCGGCCTAATTCCAATCCAGGGGGGTCACTGCGCCGTTCACAGAGGAACACTGCTGCGGCCCAGCCACAAGACCACACAGTCGCGGGAAG AAGCAGTCTTACTCTGTCCGTGGCTTCATTTGTGTTGCAAGACGACCCAGAGGCTGCAGGGACATCTGAACAAGAACGACCAGGCCACCAGTCAAAGAGTGAAGGCACCAGAGGACTTAAACGAAGCGAAGCTCCTGACCAAATTAGTACCTTTGGACCGACCCCTGCCAAGAAGCCCAAATTGCTTCCACCACCTCGTGAGAATACCTCAGAGACCAAGAAAGGCTCAGCTAAATCCAAGAAGAGATCACTTGCATCAGAACCACCTGCATCCTCAGGTCGAGGTCAAAGCAAGAAGAGTGGGGCCGCTGGGGCCTCAACAATCCAGAAACGGAAGAAAGCGGACTCTCTCCCCGGTCTAAGTAGTACCGCTGGGTCCCTCCCCAATCGTACTGAGGGCAGAACTGCAAAACCCACCAAGCTGGCGTCTAAATCGGCCGCCTCAGCCAAAGCTGGGTGTAGCAACGTGACAGACtcatcctcctctgcctccacctcttcctcttcctccaccacaGGCACCAACAGTGCTACCACACAGGGTGCCCGTGTCAAACAGGGAAAAGATCAGACCAAGGCACGCCGCTCTCGCTCGGCCTCAAGTCCTTCCCCACGCCGTAGTACCCGAGATAAAGAGCAGGCCAAATCTGCTAGCTCTTCAAAATTTGAGTGGGCAGCACGCTTCAACCCCAAAGTCAATCTGCCAAAACCTAAACTGTCCTTGCCTGGATCTTCCAAAACTGAGACCTCCAAACCTGGGCCATCAGGATTACAGGCTAAACTAGCAA GTTTGAGAAAATCAACTAAGAAGCGCAGCgagtctcctccagcagagCTCCCCAGCTTTCGGCGGAGCACACGTCAGAAGACCACGGGCTCCTGTGCCAGCACCAG TCGGCGGGGCTCAGGCCTGGGCAAGCGCGGGGCAGCTGACGCTCGCCGACAGGAGAAAATGGCCGACTCCGACAACAACCAGGATGGGGCCAACTCGTCAGCCGCTCGCACTGATGAGGCGTCACAAGGGGCTTCAG CTTCAAGCTCTGTTGCTGGAGCAGTGGGCATGACCACCTCCGGAGAGAGTGAGTCTGATGACTCTGAAATGGGAAGGCTTCAAG CCCTACTGGAGGCCAGGGGTCTCCCCCCACATCTTTTTGGGCCCTTGGGACCTCGCATGTCACAGCTGTTTCACAGAACCATAGGCAGTGGAGCAA GTTCCAAGGCTCAGCAGCTACTGCAGGGCCTGCAGGCCACAGGTGATGAGTCTCAGCAGCTCCAAGCTGCTATTGAGATGTGCCAGCTGCTGGTGATGGGCAATGAGGAAACACTTGGTGGATTCCCTGTCAAAAGTGTGGTGCCCGCTTTG ATTACACTGTTACAAATGGAGCATAACTTTGATATT ATGAATCACGCCTCTCGTGCACTTACGTATATGATGGAGGCACTCCCACGCTCCTCTGCTGTGGTGGTTGATGCTATTCCTGTCTTCCTGGAGAAG CTTCAGGTGATCCAGTTCATTGACGTAGCAGAGCAGGCCCTGACAGCCTTGGAGATGTTGTCAAGGCGACACAGCAAAGCCATTTTGCAGGCT GGTGGCCTTGCTGACTGCCTCCTATACCTAGAGTTCTTCAGCATTAATGCTCAGAGGAATGCCTTGGCCATTGCAGCTAACTGCTGCCAGAGCATTACTCCAGACGAGTTCCACTTTGTTGCTGATTCTCTGCCACTGCTGACTCAGAGACTGACACACCAG gataaAAAATCCGTTGAAAGCACTTGTCTCTGTTTCGCCAGACTGGTGGACAACTTTCAGCATGAAGAG AACTTGCTCCAGGAGGTGGCATCACGGGACCTGTTGACCAACATTCAGCAGCTGCTGGTAGTGACCCCTCCTGTACTTAGCTCGGGGATGTTCATCATGGTTGTGCGCATGTTTTCCCTTATGTGCTCCAACTGCCCCTGCCTGGCAGTCCAGCTCATGAAACAGA ACATAGCAGAAACTTTGCGTTTCCTCTTGTGTGGTGCATCAAATGGCAGCTGCCAAGAGCAGATTGAACTGGTACCCCGGAGCCCCCAGGAGCTCTATGAACTGACCTCCCTCATATG TGAGCTGATGCCCTGCCTGCCTAGAGAGGGCATATTTGCAGTTGATGTAATGCTAAAGAAGGGCAGTGCCCAGACAACAGAGGGAGCAATCTGGCAGTGGAGGGATGACCGGGGACTGTGGCATCCTTACAACCGCATTGACAGCCGCATCATTGAG ACAGCCCACCAAAACGGGGAGGATGAGATCAGCTTGTCAACCCTGGGCCGCGTGTACACAATTGATTTCAACTCTATGCAGCAGATAAATGAAGATACAGGAACAGCACGCGGTATCCAGAGGAAACCTAATCCTCTTGCCAACCCCAATACAG GGAGTCACCAGGAAGTTCGTCGAGAAGATGCACGAGCGCAGTTGATGAAGGAAGACCCTGAGCTGGCGAAGTGCTTTATCAAAACTCTGTTTGGGGTCTTGTATGAGGTCTACAGCTCATCAGCTGGCCCTGCTGTCAGACACAAGTGCCTTAGAGCCATCCTCAGGATCATCTACTTTGCTGATGCAGAGCTGCTGAAGGATGTACTGAGGAATCATGCTGTGTCCAG TCACATTGCCTCCATGCTCTCCAGCCAGGACCTGAAGATTGTAGTAGGTTCTCTGCAGATGGCTGAGATCCTCATGCAGAAGCTGCCTGATGTCTTCAGTGTCTACTTCAGAAGAGAAG GTGTAATGCACCAGGTGAAGAACCTGGCTGAGTCTGAGAGCTTTCTAGTCACTAGCCCCCCTAAGGCTTGCCCTAGTGGTACTGCCAGTCTGTGCACTACCACCATCAGTACTGCCTCCACCACATCTGCTAATAATGCAACTCCTGACCTGGGCTCACCCAGCTTCCAGCACAGCATGGACGACTCATTGGACCTCAGCCCACAGGG GCGGTTAAGTGATGTCCTGAAGAGGAAACGACTACCCAAAAGAGGGCCCAGAAGACCAAAATATTCTCCCCCAAGAGATGATGATAAAGTAGACAATCAGG CCAAGAGCCCTACCAGTACTCAGTCACCCAAATCATCCTTCTTGGCCAGTCTCAATCCCAAGACCTGGGGCAAGCTGGGTGCCCAGACCAACAATGCCAACTCAGAGCCATCACGCACAGCGGGAGTTAGTGGCCTGGCAAGGGTACCTCCCAAGGACTCAATTTCAAACAACAG aGACAAAATCAAAGCCTGGATTAAAGAACAGGCAAGTAAGTTTGTGGAGCGCTACTTCAACTCAGAAAATGTGGATGGCAGCAACCCTGCACTGAATGTACTCCAGAGACTTTGCACAGCCACTGAGCAGCTCAGCCTGCAG GTGGATGGTGGGACAGAGTGCCTGGTGGAGATCTCCAGTATTGTATCAGAATCTGATGTATCATCTTTTGAGATTCAGCACAGTGGGCTGGTGAAGCAGCTCCTGATCTATTTGACCTCCAACACAGACAGGGACTTGTTGAGTCGTGACATACGTCTTAAGAGATTCCTACATGTGTTTGCTGGGTGTCCG GTTCCAGGAATGGAGCCTCTAGGTCGCATAGACCCAACAGAGAATGGGCCTTACCTGGCACTGGTGCACAAGATGAACAGCTGTCTAAGCCAGATGGAGCAGTTTCCAGTCAAAGTGCACGATTTTCCCAGTGGCAATGGCAATGGCAGCAG GGGCTCTCAGGCACTGAAGTTCTTCAACACACATCAGCTCAAGTGTCAGCTGCAGAGGCATCCAGACTGCACTAATGTTAAACAGTGGAAAGGTGGCCCGGTAAAGATCGACCCCCTGGCGTTGGTGCAAGCCATTGAGAGATATCTCGTTGTCAGAG GGTATGGCCGAatcagagaagaggaagaagacagtgatgatgatggctCAGATGATGAAATAGATGAATCACTG GCAGCACAGTTCCTGAATTCTGGCAGTGTGCGGCACAGGCTACAGTTCTACATTGGTGACCACCTGTTACCATACAACATGACAGTATACCAGGCTGTACGGCAGTACAGTCTacaggcagaagaagaaagagaatcGACGGATGATGAGGCAAACCCACTTGGGCGAGCTGGCATCTGGACCAAAACGCACACAATAtg GTATAAGCCTGTaagagaggatgaggatggcAGCAAAGATTCTGTGGGTGGAAAAAGGGGCCGAGCCCAGACTGCGCCCACCAAAACCTCACCCCGCAATGCCAAGAAGCAGGATGAACTGTGGCATG ATGGTGTGTGTCCTAGCATCATCAGTCCCTTAGAGACATACCTCACTTCAGAGCCCCCAGAGACCATAACCTTTGATGACCCCTCTTTAGATGTCAATCTGCTGATGAGGGTCTTGCACTCAATCAGTAGATACTGGTTCTACTTGTATGAT AATGCAGTGTGTAAGGAAATAATTCCCACCACTGAGTTCATCAACAGTAAGCTGACAGCCAAAGCCAACCGTCAGCTACAAGACCCACTGGTCATCATGACGGGGAACATCCCTACTTGGCTCATTGAGCTTGGAAAGACCTG CCCTTTCTTCTTCCCCTTTGACACCCGGCAGATGTTGTTCTATGTCACTGCCTTCGATCGCGACAGAGCCATGCAGCGCCTACTGGACACAAACCCTGAGATCAACCAATCAGACTCTCAGGACAGCAGAGTTGCACCACGTCTTGACAGGAAAAAG CGGACGATAAACCGCGATGAGCTGCTAAAACAGGCCGAATCTGTGATACAGGACCTTGGCAGCTCCAGGGCAATGTTGGAGATTCAGTATGAGAATGAG gttgGCACAGGTCTTGGACCTACTTTGGAGTTCTATGCTCTGGTGTCTCAGGAGCTCCAGCGGGCTGACCTTGGCCTGTGGAGAGGTGAAGAGGTCACTCTGGCCAATCCTAAAG GAAGCCAAGAGGGAACCAAGTATATGTTCAGCTCCAGGGGACTGTTTGCTGTTCCCTTCGGCAGAACAACCAAACCAGCACACATAgccaaaatcaaaatgaaattccGTTTCTTAGGAAAGCTAATGGCCAAAGCCATTATGGACTTCAGACTG CTGGACCTGCCTCTGGGGCTGCCATTTTATAAGTGGATGCTACGGCATGAGTTGTCTATAAGCTCCCATGACCTGGTGAACATTGATCCCGGTGTGGCCAAGTCCATCCAGCACCTGGAGGATATTATCCGGCAGAAAAAGAGGCTGGAACAGGACCGGTCACAG ACGAGGGAGACCCTACAGCAGGCACTGGAGAGCCTCAACATGAACGGCTGCTCAGTGGAGGACTTGGGTTTGGACTTCACACTCCCGGGATTCCCGAACATTGAGCTGAAAAAGGGCGGCAAAGACGTCCCAGTTACCATCTACAACCTGGAAGAGTACCTCAGG TTGGTGGTGTACTGGACTTTAAATGAGGGTGTGTCCAGACAATTTGAGTCATTTAGGGAAGGATTTGAGTCAGTCTTCCCTTTGCATCACCTTCAGTATTTCTATCCAGAGGAG CTTGACCAGTTGCTGTGTGGCAGTAAATCAGAGACGTGGGATGTCAAGACGCTGATGGAGTGCTGTCGACCGGACCACGGATACACACACGACAG CCGTGCAGTTCGGTTCCTGTTTGAGGTGTTGAGCAGTTTTgatgcagagcagcagagacttTTCCTACAGTTCGTCACAGGAAGCCCTAGACTGCCTGTCGGAG